The following are encoded together in the Streptomyces sp. NBC_00358 genome:
- a CDS encoding DJ-1/PfpI family protein: MAAKILIVTGDAAESLEVLYPYQRLREEGYEVHIAAPARKKLQFVIHDFEPGFDTYTEKLGYTWPADLSFAEVDPGAYAALVIPGGRAPEYLRNDLELRKILKSFFDADKPVAQICHGPLLTAAVDGLSGRRVTAYPALELDMQAAGATFQDAEAVVDGTLVSARAWPDHSAWMREFLKVLRSKAPVN; encoded by the coding sequence ATGGCAGCGAAGATCCTCATAGTCACCGGCGACGCGGCGGAGTCGCTGGAGGTCCTCTACCCCTACCAGCGCCTGCGCGAGGAGGGGTACGAGGTCCATATCGCCGCCCCCGCGCGCAAGAAGCTGCAGTTCGTGATCCACGACTTCGAGCCCGGCTTCGACACCTACACCGAGAAGCTCGGCTACACCTGGCCCGCGGACCTGTCGTTCGCGGAGGTCGACCCCGGCGCGTACGCGGCCCTGGTCATCCCCGGCGGACGCGCCCCGGAGTACCTCCGCAACGACCTCGAACTCCGCAAGATCCTCAAGTCCTTCTTCGACGCGGACAAGCCGGTGGCCCAGATCTGCCACGGTCCCCTGCTGACCGCGGCCGTCGACGGACTGAGCGGCCGCCGCGTCACGGCGTACCCCGCGCTGGAACTCGACATGCAGGCGGCGGGCGCGACCTTCCAGGACGCGGAGGCCGTCGTCGACGGCACCCTGGTCTCCGCCCGCGCCTGGCCGGACCACTCCGCCTGGATGCGCGAGTTCCTCAAGGTGCTGCGCTCGAAGGCCCCGGTGAACTGA